In Salvelinus alpinus chromosome 22, SLU_Salpinus.1, whole genome shotgun sequence, one genomic interval encodes:
- the LOC139549416 gene encoding RING finger protein 228-like: MAKDDMAEVDSASSGAEPTRGLEIAFPYEEYECKICYNYFDLDRRAPKILECLHTFCEECLNTIHLREERPWRISCPICRHRTPVPDYRIQNLPNNTKVTEDFPLYIDSDPLPQDALPLYPPPLHPALVALRREEASGASTSQATPSTTLSTATTLSQDSVRYDSCQSCKRVALTTGCVCVIFSFLSMLVLLFMGLIFVHSHSNPPSPAGPICLSVASILAMFSVVVTWLICWLKYRPDHESGRSSGTNRRNA, encoded by the coding sequence ATGGCGAAAGATGACATGGCAGAGGTAGATTCAGCATCCAGTGGAGCGGAACCCACGCGCGGGCTGGAGATAGCATTCCCATACGAGGAGTATGAATGCAAAATATGTTACAATTATTTCGACCTTGACCGTCGCGCACCCAAGATTTTAGAATGCTTGCACACATTTTGCGAGGAGTGCCTGAACACTATCCATCTCCGCGAGGAGCGTCCATGGCGAATCAGCTGCCCTATATGTCGCCACAGGACGCCCGTGCCGGACTATCGGATACAAAACCTGCCCAATAATACCAAGGTAACGGAGGATTTCCCATTGTACATTGACTCTGACCCTCTGCCTCAGGATGCCTtgcccctctaccctcctccgtTGCACCCCGCACTCGTCGCCCTCAGGCGCGAGGAGGCATCGGGGGCGTCCACGAGCCAAGCTACCCCCTCCACTACCTTGTCCACCGCCACTACCCTCTCCCAGGACTCCGTGCGCTATGACAGCTGTCAGAGCTGCAAGCGGGTTGCCCTGACtacgggctgtgtgtgtgtgatattctCCTTTCTGTCCATGCTGGTTCTGCTCTTCATGGGCCTGATCTTCGTGCACAGTCACAGCAACCCGCCCTCGCCCGCGGGACCCATCTGCCTGTCGGTGGCCAGCATCCTAGCCATGTTCTCGGTGGTCGTCACGTGGCTGATCTGCTGGTTAAAATATAGACCCGATCACGAGTCAGGCCGCTCGTCTGGAACGAATAGGAGGAACGCCTGA